GTAGCCAGCGCAGCAAAGACGAGATATGCCTCTTCGTAGTGATGCCAAGCACGGTGATTCCCATTCCATCCCACAGAAGTAATCGTATACAAAACCTTCTTTATCTTCGTCTTCGCGGCATCCCGTGCTACCGCAATATCTGGAATCAGCCCGACGATAAAGAACACCGCTGAAACGGTAAAATACGTTGAAACTGCGAATACATCCCACAAGAGAGGAGAGCGGAAGTTCGGCCATAGCATCCTTTCGTTCGGGTACGGCAAGAGCCAGTATGCAAACCAAGGACGCCCAACGTGAATCAGAGGAAACAAGCCTGCGGTCATTACAGCAAAAACCGTCATCGCTTCAGCCAATCGATAAATCGGCATACGGAATCTTGCACGAAACAAGTAAAGCACTGCGGAGATAAGCGTTCCCGAATGTGCAATACCAACCCAAAAAACGAAGTTCGTGATATAAACACCCCATGCAATGGGATGGGCAATCCCTGCTGAACCCATTCCATTTCGTAGCTGCCATGAGAATGAGATCGCTCCAATACCGACAAGAGTGACGCACAGACCAAGGAGAAAGTACCACCCAACCTTTGGCGGCTCTAACATCTTTAAAACGGTATCATTCACATACCCGTAAGAAACTTCCCGCTCTTCGGGGTCAATACTGGCATCGTCGTGAGCAGTCATCGTTGTCATAGTTCCTGATGTTACTGACATGGCATCAAACCTTATACTTTACGTTCTCTAGGTAAATAACTCCGGGTTGAGTATTCAAGTGGTGATCGAGGACCTTGTATGCACGCGAGTCCTTCGACAACTTCGAAACTTTACTGTTTGAGTCGTTAATATTTCCAAAAGCAAGCGCCTGTGTCGGACAACTCTGTACACATGCTGGCTGCACTTCCCCATCGAGGACTGTGCGACCCAGGTCTTTTGCCTTTCCTTGGGCTTCTTTTATTCGTTGAACACAGAAGGTACACTTTTCCATGACACCCGCTGCTCGCTTTGTCACATCTGGGTTCACTTGTAGATTCATCGGCTCTGGCCATTCGAACTCGAACCAATTAAAGCGTCTTGCTTTGTAGCTACAGTTGTTTGAGCAGTATCGAGTTCCCACACACCGGTTATACACCATGACATTTAAACCTTCGTCATTGTGATACGTAGCGTACACTGGGCAAACAGGCTCACACGGAGCGTTGTTACACTGCTGACACATCATCGGCATGAAACTTACCGTAAACTCTTCAGCACTTGCGTGATGATCCCCGTAACTGGCCGAGTGTCCTCCTGACTCTGGTCGCTCATCAAAATACCGATCCAGTCGGAGCCAGGACATTTCTCTCCCTTGGTAAAAAACCTTTTTCCCGACAGTCGGTATATTGTTCTCGGCATAACAGGCGGTAACACAAGCGGAACATCCAGTACACGCCGCAAGGTCAACGGCCATGACCCACTCATACATCGGGTGTACCCGCTGCTCATACATTTGCTTTGGCTCATGGTGCCCATGCTCCTCGTCGTGGTGCCCATGTTCATCACTGCTGCCATGATGAGAATCATGTTCATGGCTACTCTTACTCGCTTCCACTATCGAGGTACGAGCAAGCCCTCTACCTGCCTGCGAGTCGCTTCCTTGAGAGACGACCAGTGGAGACTTTTTCAAAGAACGAGTGACAGCAACCGATGCCGAAACAAGGGAAAGCCCCTTATTCTCCGACTCATCTCTTGAAAGAAGATCAAACACGTTCCCAACATGTGAAACCTCTCTTGCGTAGCGTCCATACTCGGTATGCCCCTGCCCTACGGGAACCCCTACGGTCCCCTCTGCAATTCTATCGGAGATATACACCGGGAGATTCAACTCTCCATACGCATTACGAACAGTGATGGAGTCTCCAGTTTTTACGCCGAGTTGTGCTGCGGTATTCTCGTGAAGCTCACCCCAAGAATCCCATACCGCCTGAACAACCGGATCTGGTAATTCCTGCAACCAAGGTCGATTTGCAGCTCTTCCGTCAAAGGTCTTCACAGAGAAGTACGGAAGCAGCGTTAGCTCACCCTTCGCCGGACTTACTGCATGCTTATCACCAGCACTCCTAAACGCCTCTGGAGAAACGTTGACTTTCACGCGCTTGTTGAGCTGTGTGTCATCAAAAACTCCACCTTGCTCCACTCGCTCTAGCCACCACTTGGCAAATCCCTTCGTTGACCCACTCCCGTTGTACACTTTACGCCACTGCGCTTTCACATAATCTTGAAATGTCGAAGTGTCACCAGCTGAGGAAATCTTTACACCGAGCGCTTTTGCGACCGTAAGAAGAGTATCGCCAAAACTTTTGGTATCAAAAACGGGAGTCATTACGGGCTGAACAATCGAGCGAATCCCAGGGACAGCCTCTGTATCTCCCCAATCTTCAAGCGAATGATGAGACGGCAGAATGAGGTCAGCCATTTTCGCCGTCTCGTCCAATGATGACGAAAAACTTACGACGAGTGGAATGTCGCTATCCACATTCCCCGCTTCATTGATTGCTTTCTGTCGCTCAACTCGCCCCTGGTTAATCGCATATTGCAACCCATAGTCTGCAGGGAGCGTAAACGCAGGATTCACTCCATCACCAACAAGTAGTAACCGGAGATTTCCCTTCCCAAGAGCGTCAATCGCGTCAGCCAGCTTCTTTCGATCGCTTTCTGGTGTACGCATTGCTCCTAGCTGTACAACATCACCAACTGAAGCAAGCACAAGATTCATTAGGGAACAGATTACGGCAAGGTCTTCTCCATAAGAGGTTCTCGACGTCGCTCCACCGGAGAGAACGACTCCGTGCTTTGAGTGCTTTAACCGATCAGCAACAAGCAAAATATCAGTCTGCTCAAGTCCCGAAGCCTCCGCAGCCGCTTCAGCTGAGGTGTTTCCTATTACACTCTGAATCCCGGACAGAACCCGTCCTGAAAGGTTTGAACCCTTACCAGCATCTATCAAAGACTTTAAAAGAAACTTTGCAACTTCAATTTCACTACCGGGAGCGCACTTCAACCAACGATCCGCATTAGAGCCCGTCAGGGAAAGCCGTGGCTCAATATGAACATACCGTGTGCTTCCGCCATTTCGTCTCCCGTCAGCCCATCTCCTGGCATATTCAACTGGGGACGCCCACGTTTCTAGGAAATCTGCACCGAAGTTTAAAACAAAATCTGAACGCTCAAGCCGATAGGTCGGTATGCCGTACTCTCCGTACACCACTCGGGAGGCTTCAGCCACCTCAACTGGAGAAAGCGGGTCATACACCACACGCTGCCCCCCACTAGCCGCCACGAAATCCGATGCGAGTGATTTATAGCTCCCTGACTGCTCACCAGTAACAAGCGCAAAATCCGAGCCTGCAAATTTCAGCGCTGCTGTAAGCTTCTTAAGCGCACTTCCCCAAGAAATCGGAACGAACTGCTCAGTGCCACCGTCCACCTTCTTCACGAGCGGCTGTCGCACCCTGTCCGGGTCATAGAGCGCTTGAAGAGA
This DNA window, taken from bacterium, encodes the following:
- a CDS encoding hydrogenase yields the protein MLEPPKVGWYFLLGLCVTLVGIGAISFSWQLRNGMGSAGIAHPIAWGVYITNFVFWVGIAHSGTLISAVLYLFRARFRMPIYRLAEAMTVFAVMTAGLFPLIHVGRPWFAYWLLPYPNERMLWPNFRSPLLWDVFAVSTYFTVSAVFFIVGLIPDIAVARDAAKTKIKKVLYTITSVGWNGNHRAWHHYEEAYLVFAALAT
- a CDS encoding 4Fe-4S dicluster domain-containing protein, which translates into the protein MSLSEVKKYEREAGKGLAEQGERNMSDLVQIRTRADEQKEEKKDGLSRRNFLKILGAAPVVTAAGCSDSSKHKAYPNVFGQEDSIPGVAVWYNSTCTECSAGCGISVRTREGRAVKVEGNRSHPLSKGGLCGLGQASLQALYDPDRVRQPLVKKVDGGTEQFVPISWGSALKKLTAALKFAGSDFALVTGEQSGSYKSLASDFVAASGGQRVVYDPLSPVEVAEASRVVYGEYGIPTYRLERSDFVLNFGADFLETWASPVEYARRWADGRRNGGSTRYVHIEPRLSLTGSNADRWLKCAPGSEIEVAKFLLKSLIDAGKGSNLSGRVLSGIQSVIGNTSAEAAAEASGLEQTDILLVADRLKHSKHGVVLSGGATSRTSYGEDLAVICSLMNLVLASVGDVVQLGAMRTPESDRKKLADAIDALGKGNLRLLLVGDGVNPAFTLPADYGLQYAINQGRVERQKAINEAGNVDSDIPLVVSFSSSLDETAKMADLILPSHHSLEDWGDTEAVPGIRSIVQPVMTPVFDTKSFGDTLLTVAKALGVKISSAGDTSTFQDYVKAQWRKVYNGSGSTKGFAKWWLERVEQGGVFDDTQLNKRVKVNVSPEAFRSAGDKHAVSPAKGELTLLPYFSVKTFDGRAANRPWLQELPDPVVQAVWDSWGELHENTAAQLGVKTGDSITVRNAYGELNLPVYISDRIAEGTVGVPVGQGHTEYGRYAREVSHVGNVFDLLSRDESENKGLSLVSASVAVTRSLKKSPLVVSQGSDSQAGRGLARTSIVEASKSSHEHDSHHGSSDEHGHHDEEHGHHEPKQMYEQRVHPMYEWVMAVDLAACTGCSACVTACYAENNIPTVGKKVFYQGREMSWLRLDRYFDERPESGGHSASYGDHHASAEEFTVSFMPMMCQQCNNAPCEPVCPVYATYHNDEGLNVMVYNRCVGTRYCSNNCSYKARRFNWFEFEWPEPMNLQVNPDVTKRAAGVMEKCTFCVQRIKEAQGKAKDLGRTVLDGEVQPACVQSCPTQALAFGNINDSNSKVSKLSKDSRAYKVLDHHLNTQPGVIYLENVKYKV